The Thermococcus thermotolerans genome contains a region encoding:
- a CDS encoding DUF2202 domain-containing protein, giving the protein MWFGIGLIALLVGMSIGAVSAYMGTPGPNPYASQTTAPATNSVLDTYYSDLSQEEIDGLLYMREEEKLARDVYLTIYETYGLQVFYNIAQSEQKHMDAVLSLLEKYNLTDPASDEIGVFTNPDLQALYDRLIEMGGGSVVDALKVGALIEETDIVDLQERIAQTDNEDIKLVYENLMAGSENHLRAFTGQLEAYGVTYEPQVVSEDYYQSVIGTTPSHGYGGHGMMAAHGQAGGMQEGGIVAGITSAFRHAWAWMNGLAQRIGMPI; this is encoded by the coding sequence ATGTGGTTTGGAATTGGGCTGATAGCCCTGCTGGTGGGAATGTCCATTGGGGCGGTTTCAGCGTACATGGGAACTCCAGGGCCGAACCCGTACGCATCCCAAACAACCGCTCCAGCGACGAACAGTGTCCTTGACACTTACTACTCAGACCTGAGTCAGGAGGAGATTGATGGACTGCTTTACATGCGCGAGGAGGAAAAGCTCGCAAGGGACGTCTACCTAACGATATACGAAACCTACGGCCTTCAGGTGTTTTACAACATCGCCCAGAGCGAGCAGAAGCACATGGACGCCGTGCTGAGTCTGCTGGAGAAGTACAACCTCACCGATCCGGCCAGCGATGAGATAGGGGTCTTTACTAACCCCGACCTGCAGGCCCTCTACGACCGGCTCATCGAGATGGGGGGCGGGAGCGTTGTCGATGCCCTCAAGGTTGGGGCACTGATAGAGGAGACCGACATAGTGGATCTCCAGGAGAGGATAGCCCAGACCGACAACGAGGACATAAAACTCGTCTATGAGAACCTCATGGCTGGCAGTGAGAACCACCTCAGGGCCTTCACGGGCCAGCTTGAGGCCTACGGGGTGACCTACGAGCCGCAGGTTGTGAGTGAGGACTACTACCAGAGCGTTATCGGCACGACACCCAGTCACGGATACGGAGGTCACGGCATGATGGCCGCCCACGGACAGGCGGGAGGAATGCAGGAAGGGGGCATTGTGGCGGGTATAACCAGCGCCTTCAGGCACGCCTGGGCGTGGATGAACGGGCTCGCCCAGAGGATTGGAATGCCTATCTGA